The following coding sequences lie in one Arabidopsis thaliana chromosome 3, partial sequence genomic window:
- a CDS encoding FBD-like domain family protein (FBD-like domain family protein; CONTAINS InterPro DOMAIN/s: FBD (InterPro:IPR013596), FBD-like (InterPro:IPR006566); BEST Arabidopsis thaliana protein match is: Protein with RNI-like/FBD-like domains (TAIR:AT5G44850.1); Has 395 Blast hits to 365 proteins in 8 species: Archae - 0; Bacteria - 0; Metazoa - 0; Fungi - 0; Plants - 395; Viruses - 0; Other Eukaryotes - 0 (source: NCBI BLink).) gives MAVRELCFMLTWAGEPTSLPKSLYTCETLVSLCLSGKILIDVPSLACLPSLKENEGIVGTLVIDSPILKKICITDYSGDSYSFGNKPRLDKAKINLFYYPDNKFMRSLSSIMCLELILSVATLAWLNANNFSRLIECKLIILNELDWLESLMSFKQLEKELPLSWNQPSSVPECLSNHLKIFEWKGYRGRKEEKEIVRYILANSKCLRRIGVSLKSTNNHKTIKELESMSRVSTSSHLLFSTQFEYMSVDNEIRSD, from the exons atgGCG GTGCGAGAGCTATGTTTCATGCTCACGTGGGCTGGAGAGCCGACCAGCTTACCTAAGAGTCTTTACACATGTGAAACTCTAGTCTCTCTATGTCTTTCCGGCAAGATTCTCATTGATGTTCCTTCTTTGGCTTGTCTTCCATCCCTCAAAG AAAACGAAGGTATTGTGGGGACTTTGGTTATAGATTCACcgattttaaagaaaatctGCATTACAGATTATTCGGGAGACTCTTACTCGTTTGGGAATAAGCCTCGCCTTGATAAGGCAAAGATCAACCTTTTCTATTACCCTGATAACAAGTTTATGAGATCTCTTTCCTCAATCATGTGTCTCGAACTAATTTTGAGCGTTGCAACG CTTGCGTGGTTGAACGCTAATAACTTCTCTCGGCTTATAGAGTGTAAGCTGATTATTCTAAACGAGTTAGACTGGTTGGAATCACTAATG TCGTTCAAACAACTTGAAAAGGAGTTGCCACTTTCATGGAACCAACCGAGTTCTGTTCCCGAATGTTTGTCCAACCATCTCAAGATATTCGAGTGGAAAGGATATAGGGGAAGAaaggaggagaaagaaatCGTGCGATACATCCTTGCCAACTCTAAGTGTTTAAGGAGAATTGGAGTCTCCTTGAAATCAACCAACAACCATAAGACGATCAAAGAGTTAGAATCTATGTCTAGGGTTTCGACATCATCCCATCTTCTATTCTCCACTCAATTTGAATATATGAGCGTTGACAATGAAATAAGGAGTGACTAA
- a CDS encoding Tetratricopeptide repeat (TPR)-like superfamily protein, with protein sequence MTKTLSSYLQRGENIRNRKASSSSSSPISLLLAQGFYFSRVYLSHSAIMESLGKLQLHHQPFHLSFTHTSSSTFPKNLFKSSIQPISSLKSASIKASSSKFQNSITPLPKSTPFRLFKSTCITLTTAAALLLANLHLKSPAIAAPIAPPPSVESKENVTLEEEERALDEHLITHPSDVDALRSLMEVKIKSRKLTEAVEVIDRLIKLEPEEKEWPVLKANIFTYSGDLDLAKTGFEEILAKDPLRVEAYHGLLMAYSDAGLDLKEVESRIEEAMLKCKKENNQNDFRDFKLLVAQIRVIEGKHSEALKLYQELVKEEPRDFRPYLCQGIIYTLLKKKDKAEEQFDNFRKLVPKNHPYREYFMDNMIATKLFSEKAQREMAEEMAGSTS encoded by the coding sequence ATGACCAAAACGCTGTCGTCGTATCTGCAGCGAGGAGAGAATATTCGGAATCGAAaggcttcatcttcttcttcttcacctatCTCTTTACTACTAGCTCAgggtttttacttttctagGGTTTATCTATCTCATTCCGCAATCATGGAGTCTCTGGGGAAGCTACAGCTACATCACCAGCCATTTCACCTTTCCTTCACTCACacctcttcttcaacattcCCCAAAAACCTCTTCAAATCCTCAATTCAACCAATTTCATCTCTCAAATCCGCTTCAATTAAAGCTTCGTCctccaaatttcaaaactctaTCACCCCTCTCCCAAAGTCCACACCTTTCCGTCTCTTCAAATCCACATGCATCACTCTAACAACCGCCGCGGCTCTGCTTTTGGCGAATCTCCATCTCAAATCGCCGGCGATTGCAGCTCCCATCGCGCCTCCGCCGTCAGTTGAAAGCAAAGAAAACGTTAccttggaagaagaagagagagcgCTTGATGAGCATTTGATTACTCACCCTTCTGATGTCGACGCTCTTCGTTCATTGATGGAGGTAAAGATCAAATCTCGAAAGCTTACAGAAGCAGTAGAAGTGATCGATCGTTTGATAAAATTGGAAcctgaagaaaaagaatggcCAGTTTTGAAAGCTAACATCTTTACCTACAGTGGAGATCTAGACTTGGCTAAAACTGGATTTGAAGAGATTCTGGCTAAAGATCCGCTTCGTGTTGAAGCTTATCACGGCTTGCTTATGGCTTATTCAGATGCAGGTCTTGATTTGAAAGAGGTGGAGAGTAGAATTGAGGAAGCAATGTTGAAGTGCAAAAAGGAGAATAATCAAAACGATTTTCGGGATTTTAAGCTACTCGTGGCGCAGATTCGGGTCATTGAAGGAAAACATAGTGAAGCATTGAAGCTTTATCAAGAGCTTGTAAAGGAGGAACCAAGAGATTTTAGGCCGTATCTTTGTCAGGGAATTATATACACattgctgaagaagaaagacaaggCAGAAGAACAGTTTGATAACTTTCGGAAACTTGTTCCAAAGAATCATCCTTATAGAGAGTATTTTATGGATAATATGATAGCAACAAAGCTTTTTTCCGAGAAGGCGCAGCGTGAGATGGCTGAGGAGATGGCTGGATCAACTAGTTGA
- a CDS encoding Tetratricopeptide repeat (TPR)-like superfamily protein (Tetratricopeptide repeat (TPR)-like superfamily protein; FUNCTIONS IN: binding; INVOLVED IN: biological_process unknown; LOCATED IN: chloroplast thylakoid membrane, chloroplast thylakoid lumen, chloroplast; EXPRESSED IN: 23 plant structures; EXPRESSED DURING: 15 growth stages; CONTAINS InterPro DOMAIN/s: Tetratricopeptide-like helical (InterPro:IPR011990), Tetratricopeptide repeat-containing (InterPro:IPR013026), Tetratricopeptide repeat (InterPro:IPR019734); BEST Arabidopsis thaliana protein match is: Tetratricopeptide repeat (TPR)-like superfamily protein (TAIR:AT2G37400.1); Has 1386 Blast hits to 1214 proteins in 325 species: Archae - 90; Bacteria - 682; Metazoa - 125; Fungi - 22; Plants - 131; Viruses - 0; Other Eukaryotes - 336 (source: NCBI BLink).) translates to MESLGKLQLHHQPFHLSFTHTSSSTFPKNLFKSSIQPISSLKSASIKASSSKFQNSITPLPKSTPFRLFKSTCITLTTAAALLLANLHLKSPAIAAPIAPPPSVESKENVTLEEEERALDEHLITHPSDVDALRSLMEVKIKSRKLTEAVEVIDRLIKLEPEEKEWPVLKANIFTYSGDLDLAKTGFEEILAKDPLRVEAYHGLLMAYSDAGLDLKEVESRIEEAMLKCKKENNQNDFRDFKLLVAQIRVIEGKHSEALKLYQELVKEEPRDFRPYLCQGIIYTLLKKKDKAEEQFDNFRKLVPKNHPYREYFMDNMIATKLFSEKAQREMAEEMAGSTS, encoded by the coding sequence ATGGAGTCTCTGGGGAAGCTACAGCTACATCACCAGCCATTTCACCTTTCCTTCACTCACacctcttcttcaacattcCCCAAAAACCTCTTCAAATCCTCAATTCAACCAATTTCATCTCTCAAATCCGCTTCAATTAAAGCTTCGTCctccaaatttcaaaactctaTCACCCCTCTCCCAAAGTCCACACCTTTCCGTCTCTTCAAATCCACATGCATCACTCTAACAACCGCCGCGGCTCTGCTTTTGGCGAATCTCCATCTCAAATCGCCGGCGATTGCAGCTCCCATCGCGCCTCCGCCGTCAGTTGAAAGCAAAGAAAACGTTAccttggaagaagaagagagagcgCTTGATGAGCATTTGATTACTCACCCTTCTGATGTCGACGCTCTTCGTTCATTGATGGAGGTAAAGATCAAATCTCGAAAGCTTACAGAAGCAGTAGAAGTGATCGATCGTTTGATAAAATTGGAAcctgaagaaaaagaatggcCAGTTTTGAAAGCTAACATCTTTACCTACAGTGGAGATCTAGACTTGGCTAAAACTGGATTTGAAGAGATTCTGGCTAAAGATCCGCTTCGTGTTGAAGCTTATCACGGCTTGCTTATGGCTTATTCAGATGCAGGTCTTGATTTGAAAGAGGTGGAGAGTAGAATTGAGGAAGCAATGTTGAAGTGCAAAAAGGAGAATAATCAAAACGATTTTCGGGATTTTAAGCTACTCGTGGCGCAGATTCGGGTCATTGAAGGAAAACATAGTGAAGCATTGAAGCTTTATCAAGAGCTTGTAAAGGAGGAACCAAGAGATTTTAGGCCGTATCTTTGTCAGGGAATTATATACACattgctgaagaagaaagacaaggCAGAAGAACAGTTTGATAACTTTCGGAAACTTGTTCCAAAGAATCATCCTTATAGAGAGTATTTTATGGATAATATGATAGCAACAAAGCTTTTTTCCGAGAAGGCGCAGCGTGAGATGGCTGAGGAGATGGCTGGATCAACTAGTTGA
- the FC1 gene encoding serine/threonine-protein kinase AFC1 (FUS3-complementing gene 1 (FC1); CONTAINS InterPro DOMAIN/s: Protein kinase, catalytic domain (InterPro:IPR000719), Serine/threonine-protein kinase domain (InterPro:IPR002290), Tyrosine-protein kinase, catalytic domain (InterPro:IPR020635), Serine/threonine-protein kinase-like domain (InterPro:IPR017442), Serine/threonine-protein kinase, active site (InterPro:IPR008271), Protein kinase-like domain (InterPro:IPR011009); BEST Arabidopsis thaliana protein match is: FUS3-complementing gene 2 (TAIR:AT4G24740.1); Has 35333 Blast hits to 34131 proteins in 2444 species: Archae - 798; Bacteria - 22429; Metazoa - 974; Fungi - 991; Plants - 531; Viruses - 0; Other Eukaryotes - 9610 (source: NCBI BLink).), with the protein MQSSVYRDKASSIAMILETQRNVEFPHRIVDKRPRKRPRLTWDAAPPLLPPPPPPTVFQPPLYYGPEFASGLVPNFVYPNMFYNGLPRQGSPPWRPDDKDGHYVFVVGDTLTPRYQILSKMGEGTFGQVLECFDNKNKEVVAIKVIRSINKYREAAMIEIDVLQRLTRHDVGGSRCVQIRNWFDYRNHICIVFEKLGPSLYDFLRKNSYRSFPIDLVRELGRQLLESVAYMHDLRLIHTDLKPENILLVSSEYIKIPDYKFLSRPTKDGSYFKNLPKSSAIKLIDFGSTTFEHQDHNYIVSTRHYRAPEVILGVGWNYPCDLWSIGCILVELCSGEALFQTHENLEHLAMMERVLGPLPPHMVLRADRRSEKYFRRGAKLDWPEGATSRDSLKAVWKLPRLPNLIMQHVDHSAGDLIDLLQGLLRYDPTERFKAREALNHPFFTRSREQSIPPFNPNPHPFLYNQKN; encoded by the exons ATGCAAAGCAGTGTGTATCGTGATAAAGCTAGCTCGATCGCGATGATCTTAGAAACTCAGAGGAATGTTGAATTCCCTCATCGGATCGTTGATAAGCGTCCCAGGAAACGTCCCCGATTGACTTGGGATGCTGCTCcgcctcttcttcctcctcctcctccacccaCG gtaTTTCAACCTCCGTTGTACTATGGTCCGGAGTTTGCGAGTGGTTTAGTTCCCAATTTTGTTTACCCAAACATGTTCTATAATGGCCTTCCTCGTCAGGGCTCTCCTCCCTGGAGACCAGATGATAAAGACGGCCATTATGTCTTTGTTGTTGGGGATACTTTGACTCCACGAT ATCAAATTCTCAGCAAAATGGGTGAAG GTACATTTGGACAAGTATTGGAATGCtttgataataaaaacaaagaagtcGTGGCAATCAAAGTTATACGGTCCATAAACAAGTATCGTGAAGCTGCCATGATCGAAATTGACGTGCTGCAGAGGCTTACAAGGCATGATGTCGGTGGTTCTCG TTGTGTGCAAATACGGAATTGGTTTGACTATCGTAATCATATTTGTATT GTATTTGAGAAGCTTGGACCAAGCTTATATGATTTTCTCCGCAAAAACAGCTACCGTTCATTTCCCATTGATCTTGTTCGGGAGCTTGGCAGACAACTTTTGGAGTCTGTTGCAT ATATGCATGATTTACGGCTGATCCACACGGATTTGAAGCCGGAGAACATTCTTTTGGTATCGTctgaatatatcaaaatacCTGATTATAAG TTTCTATCCCGACCCACAAAAGATGGGTCATACTTCAAGAATCTGCCCAAGTCAAGTGCCATCAAGCTCATTGATTTCGGAAGTACAACATTTGAACATCAAGACCATAACTACATTGTATCCACAAGACATTACCGCGCACCAGAAGTTATCCTAG GGGTTGGATGGAACTATCCATGTGATCTGTGGAGTATTGGTTGCATACTTGTTGAACTTTGTTCG GGAGAGGCGCTTTTCCAAACGCATGAAAACTTGGAACATTTGGCCATGATGGAAAGGGTCCTAGGACCTTTACCACCTCATATGGTGCTCAGAGCCGA CCGGCGCTCTGAGAAATACTTCAGACGAGGTGCGAAGTTAGACTGGCCTGAAGGTGCGACATCAAGAGACAGCTTAAAAGCAGTATGGAAACTTCCCCGGCTACCG AACCTGATAATGCAGCATGTGGATCACTCAGCCGGTGATCTGATAGACCTATTACAAGGTCTGCTTCGATATGATCCAACAGAGAGGTTCAAGGCAAGAGAAGCACTGAACCATCCCTTCTTCACAAGAAGCCGGGAACAGAGTATACCACCCTTCAACCCAAACCCTCATCCATTTTTATACAACCAAaagaactaa
- the FC1 gene encoding serine/threonine-protein kinase AFC1 (FUS3-complementing gene 1 (FC1); CONTAINS InterPro DOMAIN/s: Protein kinase, catalytic domain (InterPro:IPR000719), Serine/threonine-protein kinase domain (InterPro:IPR002290), Serine/threonine-protein kinase-like domain (InterPro:IPR017442), Protein kinase-like domain (InterPro:IPR011009), Serine/threonine-protein kinase, active site (InterPro:IPR008271); BEST Arabidopsis thaliana protein match is: FUS3-complementing gene 2 (TAIR:AT4G24740.1); Has 35333 Blast hits to 34131 proteins in 2444 species: Archae - 798; Bacteria - 22429; Metazoa - 974; Fungi - 991; Plants - 531; Viruses - 0; Other Eukaryotes - 9610 (source: NCBI BLink).), with product MILETQRNVEFPHRIVDKRPRKRPRLTWDAAPPLLPPPPPPTVFQPPLYYGPEFASGLVPNFVYPNMFYNGLPRQGSPPWRPDDKDGHYVFVVGDTLTPRYQILSKMGEGTFGQVLECFDNKNKEVVAIKVIRSINKYREAAMIEIDVLQRLTRHDVGGSRCVQIRNWFDYRNHICIVFEKLGPSLYDFLRKNSYRSFPIDLVRELGRQLLESVAYMHDLRLIHTDLKPENILLVSSEYIKIPDYKFLSRPTKDGSYFKNLPKSSAIKLIDFGSTTFEHQDHNYIVSTRHYRAPEVILGVGWNYPCDLWSIGCILVELCSGEALFQTHENLEHLAMMERVLGPLPPHMVLRADRRSEKYFRRGAKLDWPEGATSRDSLKAVWKLPRLPNLIMQHVDHSAGDLIDLLQGLLRYDPTERFKAREALNHPFFTRSREQSIPPFNPNPHPFLYNQKN from the exons ATGATCTTAGAAACTCAGAGGAATGTTGAATTCCCTCATCGGATCGTTGATAAGCGTCCCAGGAAACGTCCCCGATTGACTTGGGATGCTGCTCcgcctcttcttcctcctcctcctccacccaCG gtaTTTCAACCTCCGTTGTACTATGGTCCGGAGTTTGCGAGTGGTTTAGTTCCCAATTTTGTTTACCCAAACATGTTCTATAATGGCCTTCCTCGTCAGGGCTCTCCTCCCTGGAGACCAGATGATAAAGACGGCCATTATGTCTTTGTTGTTGGGGATACTTTGACTCCACGAT ATCAAATTCTCAGCAAAATGGGTGAAG GTACATTTGGACAAGTATTGGAATGCtttgataataaaaacaaagaagtcGTGGCAATCAAAGTTATACGGTCCATAAACAAGTATCGTGAAGCTGCCATGATCGAAATTGACGTGCTGCAGAGGCTTACAAGGCATGATGTCGGTGGTTCTCG TTGTGTGCAAATACGGAATTGGTTTGACTATCGTAATCATATTTGTATT GTATTTGAGAAGCTTGGACCAAGCTTATATGATTTTCTCCGCAAAAACAGCTACCGTTCATTTCCCATTGATCTTGTTCGGGAGCTTGGCAGACAACTTTTGGAGTCTGTTGCAT ATATGCATGATTTACGGCTGATCCACACGGATTTGAAGCCGGAGAACATTCTTTTGGTATCGTctgaatatatcaaaatacCTGATTATAAG TTTCTATCCCGACCCACAAAAGATGGGTCATACTTCAAGAATCTGCCCAAGTCAAGTGCCATCAAGCTCATTGATTTCGGAAGTACAACATTTGAACATCAAGACCATAACTACATTGTATCCACAAGACATTACCGCGCACCAGAAGTTATCCTAG GGGTTGGATGGAACTATCCATGTGATCTGTGGAGTATTGGTTGCATACTTGTTGAACTTTGTTCG GGAGAGGCGCTTTTCCAAACGCATGAAAACTTGGAACATTTGGCCATGATGGAAAGGGTCCTAGGACCTTTACCACCTCATATGGTGCTCAGAGCCGA CCGGCGCTCTGAGAAATACTTCAGACGAGGTGCGAAGTTAGACTGGCCTGAAGGTGCGACATCAAGAGACAGCTTAAAAGCAGTATGGAAACTTCCCCGGCTACCG AACCTGATAATGCAGCATGTGGATCACTCAGCCGGTGATCTGATAGACCTATTACAAGGTCTGCTTCGATATGATCCAACAGAGAGGTTCAAGGCAAGAGAAGCACTGAACCATCCCTTCTTCACAAGAAGCCGGGAACAGAGTATACCACCCTTCAACCCAAACCCTCATCCATTTTTATACAACCAAaagaactaa
- a CDS encoding diaminopimelate epimerase family protein (diaminopimelate epimerase family protein; FUNCTIONS IN: diaminopimelate epimerase activity; INVOLVED IN: lysine biosynthetic process via diaminopimelate; LOCATED IN: chloroplast; EXPRESSED IN: 24 plant structures; EXPRESSED DURING: 15 growth stages; CONTAINS InterPro DOMAIN/s: Diaminopimelate epimerase, active site (InterPro:IPR018510), Diaminopimelate epimerase (InterPro:IPR001653); Has 7123 Blast hits to 7119 proteins in 2112 species: Archae - 88; Bacteria - 4300; Metazoa - 6; Fungi - 0; Plants - 62; Viruses - 0; Other Eukaryotes - 2667 (source: NCBI BLink).), with the protein MEIAAVSTVSVAPQSRRVSNAFSRNLGSVSSLSFGFFEKEYCFKSPSLRVSAAASMDAVTAEKFSPASFLDKKETGVLHFVKYHGLGNDFILVDNRDSSEPKITQEQAAKLCDRNFGVGADGVIFAMPGVNGTDYAMRIFNSDGSEPEMCGNGVRCFARFIAELENLQGKHSFTIHTGAGLIVPEIQDDGQVKVDMGTPILKAQDVPTKLSGNKGEAVVEAELVVDGVSWNVTCVSMGNPHCITFGKKGGPNLKVDDLNLPEIGPKFEHHEMFPARTNTEFVEVLSRSHLKMRVWERGAGATLACGTGACALVVAAVLEGRADRKCTVDLPGGPLEIEWKQEDNHIYMTGPAEAVFYGSALL; encoded by the exons ATGGAGATAGCCGCCGTTAGCACTGTCTCCGTCGCGCCACAATCGCGCAGAGTGTCGAATGCGTTCTCCAGGAATCTAGGATCCGTATCTTCTCTTtcgtttggtttctttgagaAAGAATATTGCTTTAAGAGCCCTAGCCTTCGTGTGTCTGCAGCAGCTTCCATGGACGCCGTCACAGCTGAGAAATTTTCTCCGGCGAGTTTTctagacaaaaaagaaaccgGAGTTCTTCACTTTGTGAAATACCATGGCCTCGGCAATGACTTCATTTTG GTCGATAACAGAGACTCATCGGAACCTAAGATTACTCAAGAACAGGCGGCGAAGCTGTGTGATCGAAACTTCGGTGTTGGTGCCGATGGAGTGATTTTTGCAATGCCAGGAGTCAATGGTACTGATTACGCAATGCGGATTTTCAATTCAGATGGTAGTGAACCAGAG ATGTGTGGCAATGGAGTTCGATGCTTTGCTAGGTTCATTGCTGAGCTTGAGAATTTGCAGGGAAAACATAG ttttaCAATACATACCGGTGCCGGGTTGATTGTTCCAGAAATTCAAGATGACGGACAG GTTAAGGTTGACATGGGGACACCGATTCTTAAAGCACAAGATGTGCCCACGAAATTGTCAGGGAACAAAGGTGAAGCTGTTGTTGAGGCAGAGCTAGTTGTTGATGGAGTAAGCTGGAATGTGACGTGTGTTAGTATGGGCAATCCTCACTGTATCACATTTGGTAAAAAGGGTGGACCG AATCTGAAAGTTGATGATTTGAACTTACCAGAGATTGGTCCAAAGTTCGAGCATCATGAAATGTTCCCAGCTCGAACTAACACAG AATTTGTTGAGGTCTTATCACGTTCTCATTTGAAAATGCGTGTGTGGGAGCGCGGAGCAG GAGCAACTTTGGCCTGTGGAACTGGAGCTTGTGCTCTGGTTGTTGCAGCAGTCCTTGAAGGTCGAGCCGACAGG AAATGCACGGTGGATCTACCGGGCGGACCATTGGAGATAGAGTGGAAACAGGAAGACAACCATATCTACATGACGGGTCCTGCAGAAGCTGTTTTCTATGGATCAGCGCTGCTCTAA